A window from bacterium encodes these proteins:
- a CDS encoding pre-toxin TG domain-containing protein translates to MMNFFLSLTGDSLKAKVVSDGILGDFLILGSERRFIPTSNTTNEYLKLLGQRSVEQISTEELQTYIPKDALDKIEPPPPPPKPKKEKWYQKVWSVVSGVVSTVVRGLPGIGQIYSFACAIAGRDFITGQKLSGVDQWLSLLGPLARGASMFKQTANLAGTINKTRDAIAKLNTYSGYLKNPEQAFLAGLNLGKKYDLGHLSSLTNKAGSLYNSLIENKYYKFGTALTGKDVWGNKLTWEERVAGLKSYQRNSDWNKRENNHEAQGEHEAT, encoded by the coding sequence ATGATGAATTTCTTTCTATCCTTAACCGGTGATTCCCTTAAGGCAAAGGTTGTATCCGATGGAATCCTGGGAGACTTCCTTATCCTTGGCTCTGAAAGAAGGTTTATTCCGACCTCTAACACAACCAATGAATACCTTAAGCTTCTTGGACAAAGAAGCGTAGAACAAATATCCACCGAAGAGCTACAGACCTATATTCCCAAGGATGCCCTAGATAAGATTGAGCCACCACCACCCCCTCCCAAGCCAAAGAAGGAAAAGTGGTATCAGAAGGTATGGTCGGTAGTATCGGGGGTTGTCTCAACCGTTGTTCGTGGTCTTCCTGGGATTGGCCAAATCTATTCCTTTGCCTGTGCGATTGCCGGTAGGGATTTTATAACAGGACAGAAGCTATCTGGAGTAGACCAATGGCTTTCCTTGCTTGGTCCTTTAGCCAGGGGTGCCTCAATGTTTAAGCAAACCGCAAATTTAGCAGGAACAATAAACAAAACAAGGGATGCAATCGCAAAGCTTAATACTTACTCTGGCTACCTTAAAAACCCAGAGCAAGCCTTTTTGGCAGGTTTAAACCTTGGAAAAAAGTATGACCTTGGCCATTTAAGCAGTCTAACCAATAAAGCAGGAAGCCTATACAATAGCCTGATTGAGAACAAGTATTACAAATTTGGCACTGCCTTAACTGGAAAGGATGTGTGGGGGAATAAGCTTACCTGGGAAGAAAGGGTTGCTGGACTAAAGAGCTATCAGAGGAATTCTGACTGGAACAAAAGGGAAAATAACCACGAAGCGCAGGGAGAGCACGAAGCAACTTAA